In Rhodothermales bacterium, the genomic window GCGCCGGCGCCGGCCTACCCGTCATGATGGTAGAAGGCGAGTTCGACACATGGAGCGTGCAGCAGGCCGCCCCCGGGATTGTGCGCGCCGTGGCCACGGGCTCCGCAACCGGGAGCCGGCATGCCAAATGGATCGCGCGGCTGTGGCGTTCGCCCCTCGTGCTCGTCGCGTTCGACACAGACAGTGCCGGCGAAAGTGCCGCCGACTTCTGGTGCAAAACGCTCCACAACACCCTCCGATGGGCGCCCATCGGGCACGACGTGAACGCGATGCTCACGGGG contains:
- a CDS encoding toprim domain-containing protein; its protein translation is AGAGLPVMMVEGEFDTWSVQQAAPGIVRAVATGSATGSRHAKWIARLWRSPLVLVAFDTDSAGESAADFWCKTLHNTLRWAPIGHDVNAMLTGGLDILAWVRAGIGAAQHGRHSPRMRPGQQRRSIATTYPTLPCAAPGSVTACRPSSPASNGASRPDTGIT